One Papaver somniferum cultivar HN1 chromosome 10, ASM357369v1, whole genome shotgun sequence genomic window carries:
- the LOC113315449 gene encoding uncharacterized protein LOC113315449, which yields MLGSLDCMHWAWQGCHVYWAGQYKGHYSKPTIILEAASYDCWIWHPLFGLSGSQNDINVLQKLPLFEDLKHGICPQVHFMINAHQCTHGYYLADGIYPKWSTLVQCYRQPPAGALRRSYRHFNNAQMSARKDVERAFGILKRKFAIIYGPYRGLSPREMDKTMLTYIVLHNMIIQETRRGSK from the coding sequence ATGTTAGGTAGTCTCGATTGTATGCATTGGGCATGGCAAGGATGCCATGTTTATTGGGccggtcaatataagggtcattattcAAAACCAACAATTATCCTTGAagctgcttcttatgattgttggatatggcaccCTTTGTTTGGTCTTtcgggttcacaaaatgatatcaaTGTTTTGCAAAAGTTGCCtctgtttgaagatttgaagcatgGAATTTGTCCCCAAGTCCATTTCATGATCAACGCCCACCAGTGCACTCATGGCTATTATCTTGCAGATGGTATCTACCCAAAATGGTCCACCTTGGTTCAATGCTACCGTCAGCCTCCTGCCGGTGCATTGAGACGTTCATACCGCCATTTTAACAATGCCCAAATGTCAGCGAGGAAGGATGTAGAAcgcgcttttggaattttgaagaggaagttcgcTATCATTTATGGCCCATATCGTGGGTTGAGTCCTCGTGAAATGGATAAGACTATGCTCACTTACATAGTTCTTCATAACATGATAATTCAGGAAACCCGTCGTGGTTCAAAGTGA